From a region of the Candidatus Rhabdochlamydia porcellionis genome:
- a CDS encoding type III PLP-dependent enzyme: MTVDASVKIDIDKTVSDVIKDTTQEGWEDPFYVVDLGNIVYKYNLWKDLIPRVHPYYAVKCNDCPTVLNLLVALGAGFDCASKKEIDAVLSSGASSSSIIYANPCKANSFITYAASIGVDVMTFDNELELHKIKKLFPQARMVLRIRVDDSKSICQLGMKFGCYEQHIPGLLRVAKDLDLNVIGVSFHVGSGCQDTYAYAMALETAARIFALAKTLGFDFTFLDIGGGFPGFKEDLILFEEIAHIVNEKLDRHFPADSGVEIIAEPGRYFTASAFTLCTNVIAKRELSFPNEDTMNMYYINDGLYGSFNCLVFDHAAVTPLAYQMKPSSKDRLQKSSVWGPTCDGMDCILKTCYLPSLNVGDWIIFENMGAYTISAASTFNGFEKPILKFILPLSMKVLLNF; this comes from the coding sequence ATGACTGTAGATGCATCCGTTAAGATAGATATCGATAAAACCGTATCAGATGTTATCAAAGATACTACTCAAGAGGGTTGGGAAGATCCGTTTTATGTCGTGGACCTTGGTAATATTGTATATAAGTATAATCTTTGGAAAGACTTAATACCACGAGTCCATCCATATTATGCTGTAAAATGTAATGACTGTCCTACAGTCCTGAATCTTCTGGTTGCTCTTGGAGCTGGTTTTGATTGCGCTAGTAAGAAAGAAATTGATGCGGTATTAAGTTCAGGAGCTAGTAGTTCATCTATCATTTATGCGAATCCTTGTAAGGCGAATTCTTTTATTACATATGCTGCCTCTATAGGGGTCGATGTTATGACATTTGACAACGAATTAGAACTTCACAAAATAAAGAAGTTATTTCCTCAAGCTAGAATGGTTCTTCGTATAAGAGTGGATGATAGTAAATCCATCTGTCAGCTTGGTATGAAATTTGGCTGCTATGAGCAACACATTCCTGGTTTGCTTCGTGTAGCTAAAGATCTAGATCTTAACGTCATTGGAGTGAGCTTTCATGTAGGCAGTGGTTGTCAAGATACATATGCCTATGCAATGGCTTTAGAAACCGCTGCTAGAATCTTTGCATTAGCTAAAACCCTCGGTTTTGATTTTACTTTCCTAGATATTGGAGGGGGATTTCCTGGTTTTAAAGAGGATCTCATCCTTTTTGAAGAGATTGCTCATATTGTAAATGAGAAATTGGATAGACATTTTCCTGCTGACTCTGGTGTTGAGATCATTGCTGAACCTGGTAGATATTTTACAGCTTCTGCATTCACCCTCTGTACAAATGTCATTGCTAAACGAGAGCTGTCTTTTCCTAATGAAGACACTATGAATATGTATTATATTAATGATGGATTATACGGTTCATTTAACTGTCTTGTCTTTGATCATGCTGCTGTTACGCCATTAGCCTACCAAATGAAACCATCTTCTAAAGATAGATTACAAAAAAGCAGCGTTTGGGGTCCTACATGTGATGGAATGGATTGTATTCTAAAAACTTGTTACCTTCCCTCTCTTAATGTTGGAGATTGGATTATTTTTGAAAATATGGGGGCCTATACTATTTCTGCTGCTTCTACCTTTAACGGTTTTGAAAAACCTATTCTAAAATTTATACTCCCTCTTTCTATGAAGGTTCTCTTAAATTTCTAA
- a CDS encoding DUF2608 domain-containing protein, protein MKILFFFIFIYSSIGAKIIEIKHFSESIPYLTKDTIFILDIDDTLLVPKQMLGSDMWFEDRIKQQKGLSSTEAFEKTLNEWEGIRHFTQMQIVEPGVQKIIEELQKKEHLIIGLSTQSLTLSKVTFKQLINNQIDLRVTAPKESYYFQNKNNGVLYVNGILFTSGTSKGKALFQLLEKTKQRFKRIVFMNDKTSHLADIEQEAEKNHVEFIGLRYGYSDFRKKSFDSRMAHIQLNQSGFTRILSDEEAKALLVIKETH, encoded by the coding sequence ATGAAAATTCTATTCTTTTTTATATTTATTTACAGTTCGATTGGTGCTAAAATCATCGAAATAAAACATTTTAGTGAAAGTATTCCCTATCTAACAAAAGATACAATTTTCATTTTAGATATTGATGATACATTACTTGTCCCTAAACAAATGCTCGGATCTGACATGTGGTTTGAAGACAGAATCAAACAACAAAAAGGATTATCTTCTACAGAGGCCTTTGAAAAAACCTTAAATGAATGGGAAGGAATAAGGCATTTTACACAGATGCAAATCGTAGAACCTGGAGTGCAAAAAATCATTGAAGAGCTACAAAAAAAAGAGCATTTAATCATCGGTCTTTCTACACAGTCCTTAACCCTATCTAAAGTAACCTTTAAGCAACTCATAAATAACCAAATAGACCTAAGAGTAACAGCTCCTAAGGAAAGCTATTATTTTCAAAATAAAAATAATGGTGTGCTTTATGTAAATGGTATTCTTTTCACATCAGGCACCTCTAAAGGAAAAGCTCTTTTTCAACTTCTTGAAAAAACAAAACAAAGATTTAAGCGCATCGTTTTTATGAATGACAAAACCTCTCATCTTGCAGATATAGAACAGGAAGCAGAAAAAAATCATGTAGAGTTCATTGGATTGCGTTATGGATATTCTGATTTTCGCAAAAAATCTTTTGATTCAAGAATGGCTCACATACAATTGAATCAATCAGGATTTACACGAATTTTGTCCGATGAAGAAGCAAAAGCTCTTTTGGTTATTAAAGAGACTCATTAA
- a CDS encoding IS630 family transposase: MAEEDRVYVDESGINEYLQRKNARAPRGEKAYGAVSGNRYHRESFIAAKNRSNILAPFCYTGTCNTQLFNMWLEQILIPELKPGQVVILDNASFHKSKESLEIIKRARCEVLFLPPYSPDLNPIEKFWAHFKKRVKEALT, encoded by the coding sequence ATTGCTGAAGAAGATCGAGTTTATGTCGATGAAAGTGGGATTAATGAATATCTTCAAAGGAAGAATGCGAGAGCACCCAGAGGGGAAAAAGCGTATGGGGCTGTATCAGGAAATCGTTATCACAGAGAAAGTTTTATAGCAGCTAAGAATCGATCAAATATTTTAGCACCCTTTTGTTATACAGGAACATGTAATACCCAGTTGTTTAACATGTGGCTCGAACAAATACTCATCCCTGAGCTAAAACCTGGACAAGTAGTTATTTTGGATAATGCGAGTTTTCATAAGTCCAAAGAGAGTTTAGAAATCATTAAAAGAGCTAGATGCGAAGTATTATTTTTGCCTCCCTATTCTCCTGATTTGAATCCTATCGAAAAGTTTTGGGCACATTTTAAGAAAAGAGTAAAAGAAGCCTTAACCTGA
- a CDS encoding IS630 transposase-related protein has translation MAYSYDLRKKALDYIEKGNSKEEASQIFGVTITAVFYACKRLKITLKKRRPSIKKEMMRKESRGNC, from the coding sequence ATGGCATATTCCTATGATTTAAGAAAAAAAGCATTAGACTATATAGAGAAAGGCAATTCAAAAGAAGAAGCAAGTCAAATCTTTGGAGTAACGATAACTGCGGTTTTTTATGCATGTAAAAGACTAAAGATTACTTTAAAAAAAAGACGCCCTTCTATCAAGAAAGAGATGATGAGAAAAGAGAGTAGAGGAAATTGCTGA
- a CDS encoding YjbH domain-containing protein, whose translation MDSSLKMCCAIFFVSASWIFAEQNSFCLEKFEENSLFHELELSGEMCKEASDRLPFIYNYSTLGGYFHTPSARMDTTGNLAANIIATSSFQIYGIGFQFFDRIQISANYHIYKGKKKQNTDRIANIKLGLITEQDDFTYLPILAVGIDDFIGIRGVNSPYIVMSKQFLPLNLECSLGWGRKRLQGVFAGISWTPFRKSEKTFLKNFSLIAEYDSGSDKSQSLKRKINTGLVFSAGDYFQFSIASLKGKEVAVSGCLQFPLGLNQKTKPQDPCLYASPINTEPLGCIRNEQDFSQEIAYALKQQGLDLYRATLQYNAFGDKQLCLKIINTRYREECEVRERIQCVLAALTPSDITSILLVVEEGGVNCQAYCFDRELLRFWYHNQISDFAYNALSPLQEVPECKNCYEEAIIFQRHKPIGTLVIRPRILTFFGTNNGKFKYNIGAIVSPEGYIKDQLYYKIQLGYSIASSMQKITQHQTNPSYLPIVRSDTLSYLRPNRLSLEEAYLQKTWNLGYGWFFRTATGYFEIAYAGIATECLFYPVNSNWAIGLECAATYKRRYQGIAFTNHVKQLKKTGYVEIPFTGMQYFLDVYYDCKPLHVDLQMSVGRFLAKDKGVRIELGRYFPSGLRFSLWMTITNGHDRVNGRVYYDKGFCFVLPLDLFFPRSSRNYLGFSMSAYLRDVGARAKTGTSLYDTLYRARYNY comes from the coding sequence GTGGATTCTTCACTTAAGATGTGTTGTGCTATTTTTTTTGTTAGTGCTTCTTGGATTTTCGCAGAACAAAATTCTTTTTGCTTAGAAAAATTTGAAGAGAATTCTCTTTTCCATGAGTTAGAGTTATCAGGAGAAATGTGTAAAGAGGCATCTGATAGACTCCCTTTTATCTACAATTATTCGACATTAGGCGGTTATTTTCATACACCTTCTGCTCGTATGGATACAACAGGTAATTTAGCAGCGAATATAATAGCTACCTCTTCTTTTCAAATTTACGGTATCGGATTTCAATTTTTTGACCGGATTCAAATATCAGCTAATTATCATATCTACAAAGGCAAGAAAAAACAAAATACAGATAGAATAGCAAATATTAAATTGGGATTGATTACTGAACAAGATGATTTTACTTATCTTCCAATTCTTGCAGTAGGTATAGATGATTTTATCGGAATAAGGGGCGTTAATTCTCCCTATATTGTGATGAGCAAGCAGTTTCTTCCCTTAAATTTAGAATGTTCTTTGGGATGGGGTAGAAAAAGATTGCAGGGAGTATTTGCAGGTATATCTTGGACCCCATTTAGAAAAAGCGAAAAAACATTTTTGAAAAATTTCTCACTTATTGCTGAATATGACTCTGGTAGTGATAAGTCACAGTCTTTAAAAAGAAAAATAAATACAGGTCTTGTATTTTCAGCAGGGGATTATTTTCAATTCTCTATTGCAAGTCTAAAAGGAAAAGAAGTAGCTGTATCTGGTTGTTTGCAATTTCCTTTGGGCTTAAATCAAAAAACAAAACCGCAAGATCCTTGTTTATATGCATCGCCTATCAATACAGAACCTTTAGGATGTATTCGTAATGAGCAAGATTTTTCTCAAGAAATTGCTTATGCATTAAAGCAGCAAGGTCTTGATTTATATAGAGCAACTCTTCAATACAATGCTTTTGGAGATAAGCAATTGTGTTTAAAAATTATCAATACACGTTATCGCGAAGAGTGTGAAGTTAGAGAGAGGATTCAATGTGTTTTGGCTGCTTTAACTCCTTCTGATATTACAAGCATTTTATTAGTTGTAGAAGAAGGCGGAGTGAACTGCCAAGCTTATTGTTTTGATAGAGAACTTCTGCGATTTTGGTATCACAATCAAATAAGCGATTTTGCATATAATGCACTCTCTCCTTTACAAGAAGTTCCAGAATGTAAGAATTGTTATGAAGAAGCCATTATTTTTCAAAGGCATAAGCCAATTGGAACATTGGTAATACGTCCTCGCATACTTACCTTTTTTGGTACCAACAATGGCAAATTTAAGTACAATATCGGTGCTATTGTTTCTCCAGAGGGCTATATTAAAGATCAGCTCTATTATAAAATCCAATTGGGCTATTCAATTGCATCTAGTATGCAAAAAATCACGCAACATCAGACAAATCCTTCATATCTACCCATTGTACGCTCAGATACATTATCTTACTTGCGTCCTAATCGACTTTCTTTAGAAGAGGCTTATTTACAGAAAACCTGGAATTTAGGGTATGGATGGTTTTTTCGCACAGCAACTGGTTATTTTGAAATCGCTTATGCAGGAATTGCAACGGAGTGTTTATTTTATCCGGTTAATAGCAATTGGGCAATTGGCTTGGAATGCGCTGCAACTTACAAACGTAGATATCAGGGTATTGCCTTTACCAACCATGTAAAACAATTAAAAAAAACAGGGTATGTCGAGATTCCTTTTACAGGGATGCAATATTTCCTGGATGTTTATTATGACTGCAAACCCTTACATGTAGATCTACAAATGAGTGTAGGACGATTTTTAGCTAAAGACAAAGGAGTTCGTATAGAGCTGGGCCGTTATTTTCCCAGCGGATTACGTTTTTCTCTTTGGATGACCATTACAAATGGTCATGATCGAGTAAATGGAAGAGTCTATTACGATAAAGGTTTTTGTTTTGTCTTACCACTTGATCTTTTTTTCCCCCGTAGTTCTCGTAACTATCTTGGGTTTTCTATGTCAGCCTATCTTCGAGATGTAGGAGCTAGAGCAAAAACAGGGACATCTCTTTATGATACTTTGTACCGTGCCCGTTATAATTATTAG
- a CDS encoding GreA/GreB family elongation factor: protein MSYLKDFQTHIAKHNYSGVLKLWEEYCAGDELDIEELKEILKSIKHSEMADSFGLHIQEILPLWQITPQSPGSEEIFKLIIDLQTMNDDALAHMTLDFLKAKYPNDPLFNEKIRLVGLRNREKFQGAVSNFELLSHMKIGNYVFHTGGWGVGEIVDFSFVLEQVSIEFDYVPGRKDLSFITAFKVLMPIPADHFLALRFGNPDLLEKKARKDPVSVIHMLLKDLGPKTTAEIKDELCDLIIPAKEWTRWWQATRSKLKKDTFIEIPEDIKNNFKLRQTEISHEQKLSDVLQSKPNADTLIEMVYGFLKDFPETLKNEEFKTNLKTKLSEALLLTDITPAQSLQIHFFLQDLKEEKESENIKEIFKNCSSIFKLIDEIKIISFKKRCLNHLQQNSEEWPQIFLDLLFYIDISPLRDYILSALLTAKASDGLIQKLEQLYIHPDKYPSAFIWYFQKVINQKALPLCDKQGRTRFFEGLLVLLSRIEHQPLQRDLVKKIHNLLSTDRFAIVRQIMQESSIEDVKEFLLLATKCHSLSDHEQKIFVSLAEVAYPKLAKLHKKEVQEDLTIWTTQEGYQKLQQRIQQIATVETVENAKEIEIARAHGDLRENAEFKAALERRDRLQSELKTLSDQMHRARILSKEDISTQEVGVGAIIDCKNTHGEKISYTILGPWDADPEKNILSFQSKLALTINGLSVGESFQFQEETFTIEAIHSYL, encoded by the coding sequence ATGAGCTATCTTAAAGATTTCCAAACTCATATCGCTAAACACAACTATTCTGGAGTACTCAAGTTGTGGGAAGAGTATTGCGCCGGAGATGAGTTGGATATAGAAGAACTCAAAGAAATTTTAAAAAGCATCAAACACTCTGAAATGGCTGATTCTTTTGGTCTGCACATACAAGAAATTTTGCCCTTGTGGCAAATTACCCCACAAAGCCCTGGTTCTGAAGAAATATTCAAACTTATCATTGATTTACAGACAATGAATGATGATGCTTTGGCTCATATGACATTGGATTTCTTGAAAGCTAAATACCCAAATGATCCTCTTTTTAATGAAAAAATCCGCCTAGTAGGGTTACGTAATCGAGAAAAGTTCCAAGGCGCTGTTAGCAACTTTGAACTGCTCTCTCACATGAAAATTGGGAATTATGTCTTTCATACAGGAGGATGGGGTGTTGGGGAAATTGTAGATTTTTCTTTTGTTCTTGAACAGGTTAGTATTGAATTTGATTATGTTCCTGGCAGGAAAGATCTTTCCTTTATAACAGCATTCAAAGTTTTAATGCCTATTCCTGCCGATCATTTTTTAGCTTTGCGATTTGGAAATCCTGATTTGCTCGAGAAAAAAGCCAGAAAAGATCCCGTTAGTGTAATTCATATGTTATTAAAGGATTTAGGACCTAAAACAACAGCAGAAATTAAAGATGAACTATGCGATCTAATCATCCCTGCAAAAGAATGGACAAGATGGTGGCAAGCGACTAGATCCAAGTTAAAAAAAGACACCTTTATTGAAATCCCCGAAGACATTAAAAATAATTTTAAATTGAGACAAACAGAAATAAGTCATGAACAAAAGCTCAGCGACGTATTACAAAGTAAACCTAATGCGGACACTCTTATTGAAATGGTCTATGGATTTTTAAAAGACTTTCCAGAAACACTGAAGAATGAAGAGTTCAAAACAAACCTGAAAACCAAGCTCTCCGAAGCTCTTTTGCTTACTGACATCACTCCTGCTCAAAGCCTGCAAATTCATTTCTTTTTGCAGGATTTAAAAGAGGAAAAAGAATCTGAAAACATAAAAGAAATTTTTAAAAACTGTTCCTCTATTTTTAAACTAATCGATGAGATCAAAATCATTAGTTTTAAAAAACGTTGCTTAAACCACCTACAACAAAACTCTGAAGAATGGCCACAGATTTTTTTAGATTTGCTTTTTTATATCGATATTTCTCCATTAAGAGATTATATCCTTTCCGCTTTACTTACAGCTAAAGCTTCAGATGGCCTCATTCAAAAATTAGAACAACTATATATACATCCAGATAAATACCCATCTGCCTTTATTTGGTACTTTCAAAAAGTTATTAATCAAAAAGCACTCCCTCTTTGTGATAAACAGGGCCGAACAAGATTTTTTGAAGGGCTTTTAGTTTTACTTAGCAGGATTGAACATCAACCTCTACAAAGAGACCTTGTCAAAAAAATTCATAATCTCCTATCAACTGATCGTTTTGCTATAGTAAGACAGATCATGCAAGAATCTAGTATTGAAGATGTAAAAGAGTTTCTTCTTCTTGCCACAAAATGTCATTCTTTAAGCGATCACGAACAAAAAATCTTTGTTTCTCTTGCAGAAGTAGCATACCCTAAGTTGGCTAAACTTCATAAAAAAGAGGTTCAAGAAGATCTTACTATTTGGACAACTCAAGAAGGATACCAAAAATTACAACAAAGAATTCAACAAATAGCTACAGTAGAAACTGTAGAAAATGCTAAAGAAATTGAAATTGCAAGGGCTCACGGAGACTTAAGAGAAAACGCAGAATTCAAAGCCGCTTTAGAGCGCAGAGACAGGCTACAATCAGAGCTTAAAACCTTATCTGATCAAATGCATCGTGCACGTATTTTGTCTAAAGAGGATATTTCCACTCAAGAAGTAGGAGTAGGGGCTATTATTGATTGTAAAAATACTCATGGAGAAAAAATAAGCTATACAATTCTAGGCCCTTGGGATGCAGATCCAGAAAAAAATATTCTTTCCTTTCAATCCAAGCTAGCCTTGACCATTAATGGTTTATCTGTAGGAGAGTCTTTTCAATTTCAAGAAGAAACTTTTACTATAGAAGCAATCCACAGCTATCTTTAA
- the rdgB gene encoding RdgB/HAM1 family non-canonical purine NTP pyrophosphatase — protein sequence MRLIIASKNVHKIREFRAMLKLFPKLDLLSLIDFPSYIPQEEVGISFIENSTTKAIHAAAQLNAWVIADDSGLVIPALNGEPGVFSRRYAGNNATDKQNRQKLLNSMQHLQDPLRQAYFECVISLASPEGLKKTATGKVEGVILEKEKGSLGFGYDSIFLKHEYGKTFAQLEEATKNKISHRRKALDKLFPILESLI from the coding sequence ATGCGTTTGATTATTGCCAGTAAAAATGTACATAAAATCAGAGAGTTTCGTGCTATGCTTAAATTATTTCCTAAACTGGACCTATTAAGCTTAATCGATTTTCCTTCTTATATCCCTCAAGAAGAAGTAGGAATAAGTTTTATAGAAAATTCCACTACTAAAGCTATACACGCTGCTGCTCAATTGAATGCATGGGTAATTGCTGATGATTCAGGACTTGTTATTCCTGCTTTAAATGGAGAACCCGGTGTTTTTTCTCGCCGTTATGCAGGAAATAATGCAACGGATAAGCAAAATAGGCAAAAGCTACTTAACTCTATGCAGCATTTACAAGATCCCTTGCGCCAAGCCTATTTTGAATGTGTGATCTCTCTAGCTTCTCCTGAAGGTTTAAAAAAAACCGCTACAGGAAAAGTAGAGGGAGTTATCTTAGAAAAAGAAAAAGGCAGTTTAGGCTTTGGTTATGATTCTATTTTCTTAAAACACGAATATGGAAAAACTTTTGCTCAATTAGAAGAAGCTACTAAAAACAAAATCTCCCACCGTAGAAAAGCATTAGATAAACTTTTTCCTATATTAGAATCTCTTATTTAA
- a CDS encoding NYN domain-containing protein has protein sequence MRYFVDGYNLLFYLTKKHNPLRQYRYELISYFATSISSFLDIVLVFDGSDPHEKHSTKHHIGPIEIIYTPLNMTADFYIFEEIQLHKNPAHTTVVSNDQELIIRCRALGAKTLSLTDFLSYVTKKNEKQKKSTETPIQETPQEISRLLKIFENKLKE, from the coding sequence ATGCGTTACTTTGTAGATGGCTATAACCTGCTTTTTTATTTAACAAAAAAACACAATCCTCTGCGTCAATACCGTTATGAACTCATATCCTATTTCGCAACCTCTATCTCTTCTTTTTTAGATATTGTCTTAGTCTTTGATGGTAGTGATCCACATGAAAAACACTCTACGAAACATCATATAGGCCCAATAGAGATCATCTATACCCCGTTAAACATGACAGCTGATTTCTATATCTTCGAAGAAATTCAATTACATAAAAATCCAGCACATACAACAGTTGTATCCAATGACCAAGAGCTAATTATTCGTTGCAGAGCATTAGGAGCAAAAACCCTTTCCTTAACAGATTTTCTCTCTTATGTTACTAAAAAAAATGAGAAGCAAAAAAAATCCACAGAAACTCCAATTCAAGAAACCCCACAAGAAATTTCTCGTTTGCTAAAAATTTTTGAAAATAAATTGAAAGAATAA
- the dusB gene encoding tRNA dihydrouridine synthase DusB: MSLLQKSFSLGSLVLPSNIFCAPLAGCSDLPFRRMLAKYRPGLIFCEMVKMDALVRQNPKTCRFLDFEPTMHPIGAQLCGSKPELAAECARIIQDLGFDSIDLNCGCPVDKVTKDGSGSGMLKTPQLIGDILANMVSAVQIPVTVKIRAGWDSSQINAVEIVKIAELAGAKAICVHGRTRAQAYRGPANWDWIRECKQVAQTIKVIGNGDVFSAIDAEKLFLYTGCDAILIARGTMGHPWIVEDIYEYLTTKKIPTRTSYERRDIFLEHLEHIISYQEERKAVQDLRRVGCWFLKSMQGASKLREAINRAESTLEIRKLIADYAWEEVVISSC, translated from the coding sequence ATGTCCTTGTTGCAGAAATCTTTTTCTTTAGGCTCTCTTGTCCTGCCTTCTAATATCTTTTGCGCTCCTCTAGCCGGTTGCTCAGATCTTCCTTTTCGTCGAATGCTCGCTAAATACAGACCTGGTTTGATTTTTTGCGAAATGGTCAAAATGGATGCTTTGGTGCGCCAAAACCCTAAAACCTGTCGCTTTTTAGATTTTGAACCTACCATGCATCCCATCGGTGCTCAATTATGTGGAAGCAAGCCAGAGCTTGCAGCAGAATGTGCGCGTATTATCCAAGACTTAGGGTTTGATAGTATTGATTTAAACTGCGGATGTCCTGTTGATAAAGTGACAAAAGATGGTAGCGGCTCAGGAATGTTAAAAACACCTCAATTAATCGGTGACATCTTAGCAAATATGGTATCTGCAGTACAAATCCCTGTTACTGTTAAAATCCGTGCTGGTTGGGATAGTTCTCAAATTAATGCAGTAGAAATTGTAAAGATTGCTGAGTTAGCAGGAGCAAAAGCGATTTGTGTTCATGGAAGAACTAGAGCACAAGCATATAGAGGGCCTGCGAATTGGGATTGGATTCGTGAATGCAAACAGGTCGCGCAAACAATCAAAGTAATTGGTAATGGTGATGTCTTTTCAGCTATTGATGCAGAAAAGCTTTTTTTATACACAGGATGCGATGCCATTTTAATTGCTCGTGGTACAATGGGTCACCCTTGGATTGTAGAAGATATCTATGAATATCTAACCACAAAAAAAATACCTACACGAACTTCTTACGAGAGACGTGATATCTTTTTAGAACATCTAGAGCATATTATCTCTTATCAAGAAGAGAGAAAAGCGGTTCAAGATTTAAGAAGGGTTGGATGTTGGTTCTTAAAAAGCATGCAAGGCGCTTCTAAATTACGTGAAGCGATTAATAGAGCAGAGTCAACATTAGAAATTCGCAAGCTGATCGCAGATTATGCTTGGGAAGAGGTAGTTATCTCTTCTTGTTAA
- a CDS encoding YggT family protein, producing the protein MSILLANIIHWIFFVYTIMLTLRILGSWFPSFSHTRFMHFLRFYTDPYLNVFRNLIPPIGGRLDLSPIIAFFVLQFLENFFLRLFI; encoded by the coding sequence ATGTCTATTTTGCTAGCTAATATTATTCATTGGATTTTCTTTGTCTATACGATCATGTTAACCTTGCGTATATTGGGTTCTTGGTTTCCTTCTTTTTCCCATACGAGGTTTATGCATTTTTTACGATTCTATACAGACCCTTATTTAAATGTATTTAGAAACCTGATTCCCCCTATTGGAGGACGTTTAGATTTAAGTCCAATTATTGCCTTTTTTGTTCTACAATTTCTTGAAAACTTCTTTCTGCGGCTTTTTATCTAA
- a CDS encoding toxin-antitoxin system YwqK family antitoxin: MTKKILFIIALIICSGCSSSFQSDSPPIVSLQLIDRNGFAETISNQDRLSNYQNIDFLQPQPYQKVLRVYKRTNLGQSSSIVTSYHDNGQLWHHLEVVDGRAHGLYQEYYSNGQLKIDAFVIEGVADIHNLAQASWIFDKKSTVRNEQGQIIAEIFYDKGLLHTSSIYYYPEGPIKKIIPYQQGFIEGSLEEFDFDGNILQKLAYHKGEKEGLSVGYWNKEQLQFSELYQKNHLIEATYFDPSGKKIAEIYNGSGQKAEFIEGRLHQLITFSEGIAEGEVKIFNPNQSLHAIYSIKDKKKQGEEKIYYNGSLENPQIKLCLYWDDDMIQGMVKTWYPSGKSESQREFNQNKKHGTSVAWYESGDVMLIEEYDRDLLITASYFKPKEDTPVSQIEQGKGTATLYTSNGIFLKKISYEKGKPKVDEEPLLR, encoded by the coding sequence ATGACAAAAAAAATACTTTTTATAATAGCTCTTATCATCTGCTCTGGCTGCAGCTCCTCTTTTCAATCTGACTCTCCTCCAATTGTAAGTTTACAACTCATCGATAGAAATGGTTTTGCAGAAACTATTAGTAATCAAGATCGTTTATCGAATTATCAAAACATAGATTTTTTGCAGCCTCAACCCTATCAAAAAGTGCTTAGGGTTTATAAGCGCACCAATCTTGGCCAAAGCTCTTCCATAGTGACTAGTTATCACGATAATGGCCAACTCTGGCATCATTTAGAAGTTGTCGATGGTAGAGCTCACGGTCTATATCAAGAATACTATTCCAATGGCCAGCTCAAAATAGATGCTTTTGTCATTGAGGGTGTAGCAGATATTCATAATTTAGCTCAAGCAAGCTGGATCTTTGATAAAAAGAGCACAGTAAGAAATGAACAAGGGCAAATCATTGCTGAAATTTTCTATGATAAAGGGCTTCTACACACGTCCAGTATCTACTATTACCCCGAAGGGCCAATCAAAAAAATCATTCCTTACCAGCAAGGATTCATTGAAGGTTCTTTGGAAGAATTTGATTTCGATGGCAACATTTTGCAAAAGCTAGCTTACCACAAAGGAGAAAAAGAAGGACTCTCTGTAGGTTATTGGAACAAAGAGCAATTACAATTCAGCGAGCTCTATCAAAAAAATCATTTAATAGAGGCTACTTATTTTGATCCAAGTGGGAAAAAAATAGCAGAAATCTACAATGGATCTGGTCAAAAAGCAGAATTTATAGAAGGAAGATTGCATCAATTAATCACTTTTTCTGAAGGGATCGCGGAAGGAGAAGTAAAAATATTTAACCCTAATCAAAGCCTACACGCTATTTATTCTATCAAAGACAAAAAAAAACAAGGCGAAGAGAAAATCTACTACAACGGTTCTTTAGAAAACCCTCAAATCAAACTCTGCCTTTATTGGGATGATGATATGATTCAAGGCATGGTTAAAACCTGGTACCCTAGTGGTAAATCAGAGAGTCAAAGAGAATTCAATCAAAATAAAAAACATGGAACTAGCGTAGCTTGGTATGAAAGTGGCGACGTGATGTTAATCGAAGAGTATGATCGGGATTTATTAATTACCGCTAGTTATTTCAAACCCAAAGAAGACACACCAGTCTCTCAAATAGAGCAAGGAAAAGGAACTGCTACCTTGTATACTTCTAATGGTATATTCTTAAAAAAAATCAGCTATGAAAAAGGAAAGCCAAAAGTTGACGAAGAACCACTCTTACGCTAA